Part of the Cercospora beticola chromosome 5, complete sequence genome is shown below.
TCGTCGGCACAGTGTGAAAGGTGAGAGCCATTGACTCAGTCGGCAAGCCTGCTACATGTCAGCGGCGTACACGGCCAGCATTGTCATCCGCCGAGACCATAGCGCCTCTTTGATATTCCATAGCGCAACATACCTGTACGAGACCACAGTATCCACTCTGTGATTTTGCGTTGAGAAACTTCTCAACATGACCTTCTCTGCATTCTTCACCTCCTTCGCGTCAGAATCTCCCCACTCTAGCGGCACCTCACTATCTGCATCTGCGTATACTAGGACGTTGAATGTGCAATTCCCGTCAAGCATAGGCAGAAAGGAAACAGATGCGGTAATTTGACGAAACAGTGCTTGAATCTCGGATTGAATCTCTGCTTCCGTCTTCTCAGGCTGTGTCGCTTCGGCGCTGGATCCAGCCGGTGCGGAATTCTCTTTGTCGCCACTGGAGGAGCGcgatttcttcttgctgtcgtCGTTGAAGATGTTGACGTCGAACTGCCATCGCTCAACGTGTTCGCCGGTCTCCTTGGatgtgatgacgatgactaATTTTGAGATCTTGGACTTCTGCATCCATTTGCTGAGTTGCGACATGATCTTCTTGATATATGCTTTGACTTGGTCATCGAGCGTGACCATCATGTTCAGGCCATATTTCTTGACCCTAACAGTCCATTAGCTTGTCTATCTCCGTGAAATTCTGACCACGCGTACGCTGTGAAGTCCTCAGCGGGATAGACGCCGCGCTGGAACAATATGGTGTTGATGGAGTACTCGAAGAACTCCGTCACCAGTTTTGAGCTGCCTTTTAGCGACAGCTTGTGTGTCTTCGCATCGTCCGCGGTctttgatgatgacgacttcTTCGTCGATGGTTCTCTCGTTGCTGAAGGCATTTTAAATGGTATGTTGTCTGCTGGTGTGCTGATGCCGGCGCCCAAAGTTCATTCGATGTTTATATCTGGTCGTCGCGGGGGACAACAGGACGCCAAGAACTTGACTTCCAGACTTTTGGCGAAGACACGACGTGCACTGCCAATGCCATCAATTCTCCCTCATGCGACGATGTTTCCTGGCGACTAAAGGACTAGCTGGCTTCTGCCGCTCCTGGCAGTCGTCCGTCACCCCCAATGCGACCTTCGCAGCCCGTCTGGCGCTCAATGGCCAGTGGAGGTCATTGAGCTGCACAGCTCGATTGGCCGCCAGCTCCATTCACGATCCCACCGTCGTCGAACAGCGCATCTCGAAGATTCCCATTGAGCGCTTCCGCAACTTCTGCATCGTCGCTCACGTTGATCATGGCAAGAGCACGCTTAGCGATCGGCTGCTGGAGCTCACGAATACCATTCCTCCCGGCGGCAACAAGCAGATTCTAGACAAATTGGATGTGGAAAGAGAGCGAGGCATCACTGTCAAGGCGCAGACATGCTCGATGGTATACAACCACAACGGTGAAGACTACCTTCTGCATCTTGTCGACACACCTGGCCACGTAGACTTCAGGGCGGAAGTCAGTCGCAGCTACGCCAGTTGTGGTGGAGCACTGCTACTGGTCGATGCTTCGCAGGGCATTCAGGCACAGACCGTAGCCAACTTCTATCTTGCCTTTGCACAGGACTTGACACTAGTTCCGGTGCTCAACAAGGTCGATTTGCCAACAGCAGATACGCAGCGAACTATCGAGCAGCTTCAGGACACTTTTGAGATCGATTCTTCCAATGCTGCTATGGTGTCTGCGAAGACAGGTCTGAATGTTGCCCAGTTGTTGCCTCAAATTGTGGAACAAATCCCAGCGCCGGTCGGAGACGAGAATGGCCCCCTCAAGATGCTTCTCGTGGACAGCTGGTACGACAACTACAAAGGTGTGATTCTGCTCGTCCGGATATTCGAAGGCAAGGTCAAAGCCGGCGATCGATTGGTGTCCTATGTCACCGGGCTCGAGTACATTGCAGGTGAGGTCGGCATCATGTATCCGCTCGAACTACCACAGAAGTGCTTGCGAGCAGGTCAGCTCGGATACATCTACATGAACCCAGGCATGAAACGCAGCAAAGAGGCCAAAATTGGTGACACATACACGACTGTAGCCTACAAGAACTGGGACGTCGTCAAGCCTTTGCCGGGGTTTGTTGAGCCAAAGCCCATGGTGTTCGTTGCTGCCTTCCCCACCGATCAAGGAGACTACACCCATCTTGAGGACAGCATCAACCAGGTCACGCTCAACGATCGATCCGTGACAGTCATGAAGGAGAGTAGTGAAGCTTTGGGCGCGGGCTGGCGCTTAGGCTTTCTGGGCACGCTTCACTGCTCTGTCTTCGAAGATCGTCTGAGGCAGGAGCATGGCGCCAACATTATCATCACCCCACCTTCCGTGCCCTTCAAAGTGATACGCAAGGATGGCAAGGAAGAAATCATCACAAATCCAAATGACTTCCCTGAGAATCAGCAGGTTCATCAGACTGTCGCTGAGTTGCAGGAGCCGTATGTCGAGGCCACAATTACGTTTCCGCAAGAGTACTTGGGAGAAATCATCAAACTGTGCGAGGCCAATCgcggcgagcagcagtcTTTGACGTTTTTCACTGCCACGCAAGTGATTCTCAAGTATTTGTTACCCCTGGAACGGTTGGTGGATGACTTCTTCGGGAAGCTTAAATCGGCCACCAAAGGATATGCATCACTCGATTATGAAGATGCTGGATACCGAAAGTCCAATATTATCAAGTTACAATTGAACGTTAACAAGGTACCGGTCGATGCTGTAGCCAGAGTCATTCACTACTCTGAAGCCGAAAGGCTTGGCAAAGCATGGGTGACTAAGTTCAAGGAGCACGTCGATCGACAAATGTTCGAAGTGGTCATTCAAGCTGTAGCAGGCAAGCGTGTGGTTGCACGCGAGACGCTCAAGCCTTTCAGG
Proteins encoded:
- the GUF1 gene encoding Translation factor guf1 mitochondrial, which produces MRRCFLATKGLAGFCRSWQSSVTPNATFAARLALNGQWRSLSCTARLAASSIHDPTVVEQRISKIPIERFRNFCIVAHVDHGKSTLSDRLLELTNTIPPGGNKQILDKLDVERERGITVKAQTCSMVYNHNGEDYLLHLVDTPGHVDFRAEVSRSYASCGGALLLVDASQGIQAQTVANFYLAFAQDLTLVPVLNKVDLPTADTQRTIEQLQDTFEIDSSNAAMVSAKTGLNVAQLLPQIVEQIPAPVGDENGPLKMLLVDSWYDNYKGVILLVRIFEGKVKAGDRLVSYVTGLEYIAGEVGIMYPLELPQKCLRAGQLGYIYMNPGMKRSKEAKIGDTYTTVAYKNWDVVKPLPGFVEPKPMVFVAAFPTDQGDYTHLEDSINQVTLNDRSVTVMKESSEALGAGWRLGFLGTLHCSVFEDRLRQEHGANIIITPPSVPFKVIRKDGKEEIITNPNDFPENQQVHQTVAELQEPYVEATITFPQEYLGEIIKLCEANRGEQQSLTFFTATQVILKYLLPLERLVDDFFGKLKSATKGYASLDYEDAGYRKSNIIKLQLNVNKVPVDAVARVIHYSEAERLGKAWVTKFKEHVDRQMFEVVIQAVAGKRVVARETLKPFRKDVLQKLHAADVSRRRKLLEKQKEGKRRMRAVGNVAIDNKAFQSFLAK
- a CDS encoding uncharacterized protein (BUSCO:EOG09264BJC), which translates into the protein MPSATREPSTKKSSSSKTADDAKTHKLSLKGSSKLVTEFFEYSINTILFQRGVYPAEDFTAVKKYGLNMMVTLDDQVKAYIKKIMSQLSKWMQKSKISKLVIVITSKETGEHVERWQFDVNIFNDDSKKKSRSSSGDKENSAPAGSSAEATQPEKTEAEIQSEIQALFRQITASVSFLPMLDGNCTFNVLVYADADSEVPLEWGDSDAKEVKNAEKVMLRSFSTQNHRVDTVVSYRLAD